In the genome of Magnetococcales bacterium, one region contains:
- a CDS encoding DEAD/DEAH box helicase family protein has product MSDPVPPLPDDLAIWESRLHEAICSFQPATRLANEALAQYPNDPEFLFLAALAALIEERPDRCLKYLKRLSKKYIPERKCELLRAIAQMQQGLWNLAIRTLEENKFTGPGNKAVDLPCQERILPWVNKWVRRIYEKHHLARLDDSRKFIAKKPSLKTNIKRTATRKPTKPPSEPHPPSPSKPPEATPPPNNDTSSQKETFALPFERFAPEIHIEPLTLDPRMVGKVTERQEPSPWFRLREEVARLELLQGFDELLCLPHLRDVTIYWYQVEAVRKVLRHFRGRVLLADEVGLGKTIEAGMVIKEYLLRGMVERILILTPASLVGQWHEEMATKFGIAFTSSYDPLLKENPDAFWDQPRVIASIATARRREQFDRLLTRPYDLVIIDEAHHLKDRTTRNWQLVDGLKKRFLLLLSATPVQNSLVELYNLLTLLKPGIFKTEREFRATYMTPRKPRIPANRLQLRELMRDVMIRNTRALVDVRLPPRQAVTLRVDGSEDEQACYAQLDLLVRDMHQKEGTTHRLTLHHLLAAAGSSPQAAIAAIERLVQRDNQLPQAWHALLKRYQTVASGAKERALLDLLRRNPDEKKMVFIHHRETMTRLATILQKAGIAATRFEGGMSGPDKDAAVVRFRDEAAVLLCTESGGEGRNMQFCNTMINFDLPWNPMAIEQRIGRIHRIGQTREVFIFNLASRGSVEDRLLRILDEKLNLFELVVGEVDAILGEIDEEQDFASLVFTSWVRATDAERDAAFLELEERMATARQSYNAIKQLDEELFGEEFESA; this is encoded by the coding sequence GTGAGCGACCCTGTCCCGCCGCTTCCCGATGATCTTGCAATCTGGGAAAGTCGCCTGCACGAAGCCATATGCAGTTTCCAGCCTGCGACCCGGTTGGCGAATGAGGCCCTGGCCCAATATCCGAACGATCCGGAATTTCTTTTTCTGGCTGCACTGGCCGCATTGATTGAAGAACGGCCCGACCGTTGCCTTAAATATTTAAAAAGATTAAGCAAGAAATATATACCTGAACGAAAATGCGAATTGCTGCGGGCCATTGCCCAGATGCAACAAGGCCTGTGGAATCTGGCCATCCGCACCCTGGAAGAAAACAAGTTTACCGGACCAGGCAACAAGGCTGTAGACCTGCCCTGTCAAGAACGGATTCTTCCCTGGGTCAACAAGTGGGTCCGCCGCATCTATGAAAAGCATCACCTTGCCCGGCTGGACGATTCCCGAAAATTCATCGCGAAAAAACCATCTTTAAAAACAAATATCAAACGTACCGCAACCCGAAAACCCACCAAACCACCCAGCGAACCACACCCCCCCTCCCCCAGCAAACCACCCGAAGCCACCCCGCCGCCAAACAACGACACAAGCAGCCAGAAAGAAACATTCGCACTCCCCTTTGAACGTTTTGCCCCGGAAATTCACATTGAACCCCTGACGCTGGACCCCCGCATGGTGGGAAAAGTAACCGAAAGGCAGGAACCGTCCCCCTGGTTCCGCCTGCGCGAAGAGGTGGCCCGCCTGGAACTGCTGCAAGGATTCGACGAACTGCTCTGCCTGCCACATTTGCGGGATGTGACCATCTACTGGTATCAGGTCGAAGCGGTGCGCAAGGTCCTGCGCCATTTTCGGGGCCGGGTCCTGCTCGCCGACGAAGTGGGCCTGGGCAAAACCATCGAAGCCGGCATGGTCATCAAGGAGTACCTCCTGCGCGGCATGGTGGAACGCATCCTGATCCTCACCCCGGCCTCGCTCGTGGGCCAGTGGCATGAAGAAATGGCCACCAAGTTCGGCATCGCCTTTACGTCGAGTTATGACCCCCTGCTGAAGGAAAACCCCGATGCCTTCTGGGATCAACCCAGGGTCATCGCCTCCATCGCCACCGCCCGCCGCCGCGAACAGTTCGACCGCCTGCTGACCCGCCCCTATGACCTGGTGATCATCGATGAAGCCCACCACCTCAAGGATCGAACCACCCGCAACTGGCAACTGGTCGATGGCCTGAAAAAACGTTTTCTGTTGCTCCTGTCGGCCACCCCGGTCCAAAATTCCCTCGTGGAACTCTACAATCTGCTGACCCTGCTCAAACCCGGCATCTTCAAAACCGAACGGGAGTTTCGCGCCACCTACATGACCCCCCGCAAACCCCGCATTCCGGCCAATCGGCTGCAACTCCGGGAGCTGATGCGCGATGTCATGATCCGCAACACCCGGGCGCTCGTCGATGTCCGGCTCCCCCCCCGCCAGGCCGTGACCCTGCGCGTGGACGGGTCGGAAGATGAACAGGCCTGTTACGCACAACTCGATCTTCTGGTCCGGGACATGCACCAGAAAGAAGGCACGACCCACCGCCTGACCCTGCATCATCTTCTGGCCGCTGCCGGTTCATCACCCCAGGCCGCCATCGCCGCCATCGAACGACTCGTGCAACGGGACAATCAATTGCCGCAAGCCTGGCATGCCCTGCTCAAGCGTTATCAGACCGTTGCCAGCGGTGCCAAGGAACGCGCCCTCCTCGACCTGTTGCGCCGCAATCCCGATGAAAAAAAAATGGTCTTCATCCACCACCGGGAAACCATGACCCGTCTGGCCACCATTTTGCAAAAAGCCGGCATCGCCGCCACCCGCTTTGAAGGAGGCATGAGCGGCCCCGACAAGGATGCCGCCGTGGTCCGGTTTCGCGACGAAGCCGCCGTCCTGCTCTGCACCGAATCCGGCGGCGAAGGTCGCAACATGCAGTTTTGCAATACCATGATCAATTTTGACCTTCCCTGGAATCCCATGGCCATCGAACAACGCATTGGCCGCATCCATCGCATCGGCCAAACCCGCGAAGTGTTCATCTTCAATCTGGCCAGCCGTGGCTCCGTGGAAGATCGACTGTTGCGCATTCTCGATGAAAAGTTGAACCTGTTCGAACTCGTGGTGGGGGAAGTGGATGCCATCCTGGGCGAAATCGACGAAGAACAGGATTTTGCCAGCCTGGTATTCACCTCCTGGGTACGGGCCACCGACGCCGAACGCGACGCCGCTTTCCTGGAACTCGAAGAACGCATGGCCACAGCCCGCCAAAGCTACAATGCCATCAAACAACTCGATGAAGAGTTGTTCGGAGAAGAGTTTGAGTCAGCCTGA
- a CDS encoding Rpn family recombination-promoting nuclease/putative transposase, which produces MADHDGGYKNLFSQQKMIRDLLIGFVHAAWVQHLDFNTLEKINVRTIGDDLRQREGDLLWRVRLDKYWLHILLILELQASVDEAMPERMVDYAVSSYRDLRKSGVIKGTVLPPVVPIVLYRGSSPWNVPLDIGDCIPKVPGLEPYQPRMRYILLDINTMIESDVLDTRNLAAALIAMEKSRSPERLRHLIRMLEQWLRKPEDASVRRAFSTWLRRVLLPTRLPGITLPELTDLNEEQDMLDEMVQIWSKELHEDGRRKGKQEGQQEEAKAFLLRLLNRRFGPLPGWITEKIHLAKLPTLEAWGDRMLEAATLEEIFFGDL; this is translated from the coding sequence ATGGCCGATCACGACGGCGGATATAAAAATCTGTTTTCCCAGCAGAAAATGATCCGTGATCTGCTGATTGGTTTTGTCCACGCGGCCTGGGTTCAACATCTCGATTTCAACACCCTGGAAAAAATCAACGTCCGCACCATAGGTGATGATCTCCGGCAACGCGAAGGTGATCTCCTGTGGCGGGTTCGCCTGGATAAATATTGGCTGCACATTCTCCTGATCCTCGAATTACAGGCCTCGGTCGATGAAGCCATGCCGGAACGCATGGTGGACTATGCGGTCTCTTCCTATCGGGATCTGCGCAAAAGCGGCGTCATCAAGGGAACAGTACTCCCTCCTGTCGTGCCCATCGTATTGTACCGGGGTTCCTCCCCCTGGAATGTCCCCCTCGATATCGGCGATTGTATCCCCAAAGTCCCCGGCTTGGAACCCTATCAGCCGCGCATGCGCTATATTCTGCTCGATATCAATACCATGATTGAATCCGATGTCCTCGATACACGCAATCTGGCCGCCGCTCTGATCGCCATGGAAAAAAGCCGCTCACCAGAAAGGCTTCGACATCTGATCCGCATGCTGGAACAATGGTTGCGGAAACCTGAAGATGCCAGTGTAAGACGGGCTTTTTCCACTTGGCTACGTCGGGTACTGCTGCCAACACGCCTGCCCGGTATCACCCTGCCGGAATTGACTGACCTGAACGAGGAACAAGACATGCTCGACGAAATGGTCCAGATATGGAGCAAGGAACTGCATGAAGATGGTCGGCGGAAAGGCAAACAGGAAGGCCAACAGGAAGAAGCCAAAGCTTTTTTGCTTCGCCTGTTGAATCGTCGCTTTGGCCCCTTACCAGGATGGATCACTGAAAAAATCCATCTGGCCAAGCTGCCAACTCTGGAGGCATGGGGAGATCGCATGCTGGAAGCGGCAACATTGGAAGAAATTTTTTTTGGTGACCTGTGA